The genomic DNA ACTGAAGGCTTACTGATGAAAAGATTGGTATTGTGTAAACAAACAATATTGAGATTATTAAGGATATTCAGAGTATAGGTTAAAAAAATATTAACAGATTGTAGTCATACGGCTCATTAGTGTAGTTTAGCTATTTAGTATAAAAATTTTTTTGATACAAAGAATCAGAAAATCTTAGATGAAATTGTAACTATGGACATATAGATATCAGAGTAAAAAACCTGTTAATTAATTCTAGTGAGCTAATACATACAAGATATTCCCACTGCTAGTCTCTGGGATTGAAAGTTGGAAGCGGAATTAGGTTTGATGTTATCTTTCCTTGACAAACTTAATATTTCTTTAGATAATTTACAGGTGTGTAGCGTCAAAATGATAATAGTTCCGTATAGCAAACTACAAAACCTAGCCACAGGTCTAATTATTTCCATCTTTGTTCCTAATTAATTTTGGGAACACAACCTAAATGTAATTTTGTGAGTAAAAACCATGAGTGTGAATACGGTGCCTTCTATCAATTATTACTCTCTAGACGTAATCCAAGACGAAGCACGCCAACTTGTGCAAAGGGGGATAGTGAGCCGTCAACAGCCAATATATACACTTTGTCAATATATCCCAGCCAGAGAGTGGGTTTGCGTGGAATGTGAATTGGAGAAATGTGACTTTCTATTGCGCGATCGCATTGGGGATTTAATTGGCCGAGAAGAATGGGATAACGACTAATTAAAAGTTAGTTTTGAATTAAATGTTAATTTTTTGATGTGTGGATTTAAGAAAAAACATTTTTCTGTCCATCATCCTGAAATTAACTATGAAAAAAGAACAATTACAGTCTGAATTTATACTACTTTGCCAGTAAGCGATATTAGCTATACCCTAAGCCAAAGGATCGCTATTTTGAATAAGTAGTCATTATTTTATTTATGCTTGTCCAGAGTTTATAACTTTGGACAAGTATATTTTTTGGTGGGAGAAAGGTGAAGGAGGAGTTGGAGAGATTCATAACTCAATTACGAATTACGAATTACAAATTATCCCACTTGCTCTAAATATTGATTAACATCCTCAATTATGCGAGTAAGTTCTGCTTCTGTTGTTAAGCGAATACCCATATTACGAATAGTTAGTAATACTTTAGCGGCAAAAGGAGTAGGCCAAATATTAGGGTTACAAAACACTTCTAAAAATACTTCTCCGGTGTAGCGATATTCTAAAGAGGCTTGGGGAGTAACTTTACCACCACCAGGAGTCGGTTTAGCTGCTACAGCTTTGAGACTCAGCATTAATTGGTCTATTGCTGCTTTTAATTCCCTTGCGGCTTGGGCTGAAAAACTAAAGGAGATAGAACCATCAGCTAAGTTTAGTGTTAAAGGTGTAGAAGACATAGAATTTTTAATTAAAACCTCTGCATTACTACATATCCTACTTAATGGTGCTATGAGTCAAAACTAATCAATAATTCTTATTGATATTTTGACTATTTTTCCAGATTTTATAAGAAATCAGGTATATGAGAAATTTTATTTCCACATTATTATCAATTTATAAATGAGAATAATATCTTCTTGAGCAGAAATGATAATGTCAGAATTAATTGTATATTTAGCAAATTTTATTTACAATAAATCTCAATAAATTGGCATAAATTCAGAGATTATCAAGAAAAA from Okeanomitos corallinicola TIOX110 includes the following:
- a CDS encoding DUF4327 family protein, with protein sequence MSVNTVPSINYYSLDVIQDEARQLVQRGIVSRQQPIYTLCQYIPAREWVCVECELEKCDFLLRDRIGDLIGREEWDND